The Glaciimonas sp. PCH181 nucleotide sequence CGGTTGGCGGAGCACACGGTGGCGTTGAGTGCTGATGATGTGGCGTTGGCGAACGTGTTGCTGGCGACGTTGGATGCGGCGGAGTTTAGTCCACCGTGGGTAAGGGATTTGGCGCGTGAGCATGGCGTGGATGAGTCGGTTGCACGGGATTTGTTGTGCAAGCTTGCTAAGCTTGGGCAAGTTAGTCAGGTGGTGAAGGATTTGTTTTATCATCCTGCGCGGACTGATGAGTTGGCGCGGATGGTGGTTGTTCTTGCTGGCGGTGGAGATAGAGATAGTGATGCGCCTTTGCTACCGGTTAGCGCTGCGGCTTTTCGGGATGCTACTGGTTTGGGACGTAAACGGGCGATTCAGTTATTGGAGTTCTTTGATCGCGTCGGCTATACTCGGCGGCGGGGGGATGCGCACTTGGTGCGGGTTAATGGGTCGATGGGGTATGTTGATCATTAGAGGTGGTTGTGTTTGGAAGGTATACGCATCCGGTGGTGCGGCCGGGCTTCAAACCCGGTAGGGGGCGTCAGCCGCTTCTTCGTAAGTTCGACTCTTGCTGCCTTCCGCCTTAGGTTTTTTGTTTGGTTTGATTCGTTAGCTGGTGATTGAAACGGGTCTTTCTCTGCTTCAGCTATCAACCATAAGAATAACTCCATAAAACCCAAAATCTAAAAATTACTAATTGACCTCCGTTTTTATCAGAGGTAAGGTGGCAACGCTCCTCTCATAGGAGCTGGGTTTGACAGCCTGATTGAAGAAGTGCGGACCGCGTCATGTGGGCTGTATAGTCGTTCGTCCTCACTGGGCGGCGGTGGCGGGGAAGCCTTCGGGCTTGCTGGCTTTTTTCGAGGCTGTAAACAATTCTGTGTAACTGCCCGACTTCAAATAAACGGTTTCAACCGTTCATCAAACTGAATAATAAACCGACTCATAGCCGATCGCCAGTCTCGGATCGGCATGGTCCATTTTTTTGCGGCTGCGTCGACCGCCAAATAAATGACCTTGCGCACCGAGTCATCGGTAGAGAAGACCTTGCGCTTGTTGATAGCGTGGCGAATGACGCTATTGAGCGATTCAATGGCATTCGTGGTGTAAATCGCCTTGCGAATTTCGCTTGGATAGGCGAATAGCGTATTGATGTTATGCCAGTTGCTTTGCCACGATTTACTGATTTGCGGATATTGCGCATCCCACTGCTGGGCAAACTGCTCCAGAGCCAGTAGCGCTTGCTCCTCGGTAGTCGACTGGTAAATCGTCTTCAAACCTGCCGTCACTTCTTTGTAGTGCTTCCAGCTGACATATTTGAGAGAGTTACGGACCATATGAATAATGCAAAGCTGGATTTGTGTCTGTGGATAGACCGTGGCAATGGCATCAGGAAAGCCCTTTAAGCCATCAACACAGGCGATCAGGATGTCTTGCAAGCCACGATTTTTTAGCTCCGTGAGGACACCTAGCCAGAATTTTTCCCCTTCATTTTCTGCCAGCCACATTCCTAAGAGCTCTTTTTGCCCTTGTAAATTGACGCCCAGTGCCAGGAAGACTGCTTTGTTAATGACTTGATTATCTTGCCGTACTTTCACCACCAGGCAGTCGAGGTAGACGATGGGATACAGGCCATCCAGTGGACGGCTTTGCCAGGCAACGATGCGTTCTTTGACACTGTCGGTGACTTTGGAAATGAGGGCTGGCGAGACGTCAGCGTCGTACAATTCCTTAAAGGTCGCGACGATTTCACGTGTGGTCATGCCCTTGGCGTACAGGCTCAGAATCTGATCATCCATATGGGTTAAGCGCGTTTGCTGCTTTTTAACCAGTTGCGGTTCAAACGAGCCTTCCCGGTCCCGTGGGGTGATGATCTCCACTTCGCCATACTGGCTTTTTAAGGTCTTGCTGGATGAGCCGTTACGCACATTGCTCAGCGCCCGCGGTTGATGTTTCTCGAAGCCAAGATGCTCGCGCATTTCCGCATTGAGCGCCGCCTCTACCGTCATTTTTAACAATTGCTGCGTTAGATTGCCCAGATCTTTTTCCGTTTTGAGATCTTTTGCCAATTCTGCCGCTAATGCTTTTAATTTATCGTGATCCATAAAATTGCCCATCGTTGGTTTTACCCGTTAGGGTATCAAGGATGGGCAGTTACACAAATTCTTTTACAGTCTCCTTTTTTCTTCACCAGTCTGTCAACCTTGTCATTTGCTGCCCACCCGTTATCCAACGGGTGCGGTCAACCAGACTAAAGGATAGACTAATGCCAGATACCACAGCACTTAAACAGTCCCCAAACTCAACTCAGCCAACCGCTGAAGACCACCTTCCCCTTGACGTCACAAACTATTCAAAAACCTACTTCCTCCATGAATTCGCCGAACTGGGAACCGCCGTCATTGAAAGCATCACCACCTGCCTCGAAGTAATCGAAAAAAGCACTTCAACCGACAGCACCACCAAATCAACAACAAAATTCTGCGCCTTCCACGCAGAAAAATTACAAACCCTCGCCATCACCTCCGCCCGACTGCTAGGCGAATACGCCATAAAACACATCGCTTGGATCAACGAAGACGGCCCA carries:
- a CDS encoding IS256 family transposase, which codes for MDHDKLKALAAELAKDLKTEKDLGNLTQQLLKMTVEAALNAEMREHLGFEKHQPRALSNVRNGSSSKTLKSQYGEVEIITPRDREGSFEPQLVKKQQTRLTHMDDQILSLYAKGMTTREIVATFKELYDADVSPALISKVTDSVKERIVAWQSRPLDGLYPIVYLDCLVVKVRQDNQVINKAVFLALGVNLQGQKELLGMWLAENEGEKFWLGVLTELKNRGLQDILIACVDGLKGFPDAIATVYPQTQIQLCIIHMVRNSLKYVSWKHYKEVTAGLKTIYQSTTEEQALLALEQFAQQWDAQYPQISKSWQSNWHNINTLFAYPSEIRKAIYTTNAIESLNSVIRHAINKRKVFSTDDSVRKVIYLAVDAAAKKWTMPIRDWRSAMSRFIIQFDERLKPFI